A DNA window from Paenibacillus andongensis contains the following coding sequences:
- a CDS encoding amino acid ABC transporter permease — protein MQHLDFSILAEWQNIRLLLKSLWYTVAYTLAGFTLSIVVGTIISFGQMAKNRPIRYLSLAYLSWFRGTPLLVQLFLLYYGLPILFGIDTVPWVSGIIALAMYGGAYSSQIIRSTIQSIDRGQMEAGRSIGFSYAQTMRKIIIPQAVIRMLAPMTNELISLTKNSSLLSTITVVELFRQANILIADTYKTLEFLIAVAILYYVVNNIIGFIGMKLEKRLSTGDDMR, from the coding sequence TTCGTCTCCTTCTGAAGTCGTTATGGTATACGGTTGCTTACACGCTAGCGGGGTTTACGCTTAGCATCGTGGTCGGAACGATCATTTCGTTTGGGCAAATGGCCAAAAACAGACCGATCAGGTACTTGTCCCTCGCCTATCTTTCCTGGTTCCGGGGAACGCCGCTGCTCGTCCAGCTTTTCCTCTTATACTATGGCTTGCCGATCCTGTTCGGTATCGATACGGTCCCGTGGGTGTCCGGCATCATAGCCTTGGCAATGTACGGCGGCGCCTACTCGTCGCAAATCATCCGCAGCACCATCCAATCGATTGACCGGGGACAAATGGAAGCCGGCCGATCGATCGGCTTCTCCTATGCGCAAACGATGCGGAAGATCATCATTCCGCAAGCGGTTATCCGGATGTTGGCGCCGATGACCAACGAGCTGATTTCGTTGACCAAAAACTCGTCACTGCTGTCCACGATCACGGTGGTGGAGCTGTTCCGGCAGGCGAATATCCTGATCGCTGATACGTACAAGACGCTGGAATTTTTGATTGCTGTCGCCATTCTTTATTACGTGGTCAACAACATTATCGGATTCATCGGGATGAAGTTGGAGAAACGTCTGAGCACAGGAGATGACATGCGATGA
- a CDS encoding amino acid ABC transporter ATP-binding protein — translation MIRINGLHKTFGSNRVLRGVDLQVNRGEVVVILGPSGSGKSTLLRCINYLETFEEGNVFIEGKAIGRISAGGESREMPQSELNTMRQEVGMVFQSFNLYPHMSVLQNITLAPISLRGIRKEEAELLALELLRKVGLEEKANARPSSLSGGQKQRVAIARALAMKPKVMLFDEPTSALDPETVGEVLQVMRNLAQEGMTMIIVTHEMGFARDVADRVVVMDGGVILEEGAPSVIFTNPSHPRTQTFLSQVLQNN, via the coding sequence ATGATACGAATTAACGGCTTACACAAAACGTTCGGCAGCAACCGCGTGCTGCGAGGTGTGGATCTTCAGGTGAATCGCGGGGAAGTCGTGGTCATCCTCGGACCTTCCGGTTCGGGAAAAAGCACGCTGCTGCGCTGCATCAACTATTTGGAGACGTTCGAAGAAGGGAACGTGTTCATCGAAGGAAAGGCAATCGGCCGCATTTCGGCTGGCGGAGAGTCCCGGGAGATGCCGCAAAGCGAATTGAATACGATGAGGCAGGAAGTAGGAATGGTTTTTCAATCATTCAACCTTTACCCGCACATGTCGGTGCTGCAGAACATCACGCTGGCTCCAATTTCATTGCGCGGCATACGCAAAGAGGAAGCGGAACTTCTGGCACTCGAACTGCTCCGCAAGGTCGGTTTGGAGGAAAAGGCGAATGCCCGTCCATCGAGTCTGTCCGGCGGTCAGAAGCAGCGCGTCGCGATTGCCCGCGCACTTGCCATGAAGCCGAAGGTAATGCTGTTCGACGAACCTACATCCGCTCTTGATCCAGAAACGGTGGGAGAAGTGCTTCAGGTGATGCGCAATCTGGCGCAAGAAGGGATGACGATGATCATCGTGACGCACGAGATGGGATTCGCCCGCGACGTGGCCGATCGGGTTGTCGTCATGGATGGCGGCGTTATTCTCGAAGAAGGAGCGCCCTCGGTCATTTTTACGAACCCGTCGCATCCGCGCACGCAAACATTTTTGAGCCAGGTGCTGCAAAACAACTGA